The Actinomycetota bacterium genome window below encodes:
- a CDS encoding DinB family protein encodes MSDLTIRAAYRMWPEYDRRLRDVVAAMTEEQLATRPSPDRWPIWATVGHTACQRVFWLCDFAGEPGAETTPFTNAAFDCPGDDDLDHPLDAEALVGALDSSFSIVERCLDRWTLDMLDEMIHRRWGTEERVHDRGWVLQRVFAHDVYHCGELNEILGTAGFPQIDLWD; translated from the coding sequence ATGAGCGACCTGACGATCCGGGCTGCGTACCGCATGTGGCCCGAGTACGACCGGCGCCTGCGCGACGTCGTCGCTGCGATGACCGAGGAGCAGCTGGCGACGAGACCGTCGCCCGACCGATGGCCGATCTGGGCGACCGTCGGGCATACGGCCTGCCAGCGGGTGTTCTGGCTCTGCGACTTCGCCGGCGAGCCCGGCGCCGAGACGACGCCGTTCACGAACGCCGCCTTCGACTGCCCGGGCGACGACGATCTCGACCACCCGCTCGACGCCGAGGCGCTCGTCGGGGCGCTGGACTCATCGTTCAGCATCGTCGAGCGCTGCCTGGATCGATGGACGCTCGACATGCTCGACGAGATGATCCATCGCCGATGGGGCACCGAGGAGCGGGTCCACGATCGCGGTTGGGTCCTGCAGCGGGTCTTCGCGCACGACGTTTACCACTGCGGCGAGCTGAACGAGATCCTCGGGACCGCCGGCTTTCCGCAGATCGATCTCTGGGACTGA